A DNA window from Vigna angularis cultivar LongXiaoDou No.4 chromosome 1, ASM1680809v1, whole genome shotgun sequence contains the following coding sequences:
- the LOC108326205 gene encoding uncharacterized protein LOC108326205 translates to MVTTRNMEEQSTRDLIRELQAQIEAQAQTIQAQAHAQQEMRRRHEEEMRALRAEREPPERSASNRENANEASHNHANPNGRARGEPTPLQTARPTSLLPFTAIIMQTPMPEKTPPVLDKYNGSADPDNHLRTFGNAMAFYTDSDPIMCRAFSLSLKEEALEWYNTLPPNTMDCFATVENLFRRQYASNRKQEVTPANLINTKHEKGETLKAFMKRYIETARRVREIDQSFIINNLPSCMRPGYFAEKLYARPPKTMEKLQERAAEFIRMEEMRLSQRK, encoded by the coding sequence atggtgaccacaagAAATATGGAGGAGCAGAGCACCAGAGATTTAATAAGAGAGTTGCAAGCCCAGATTGAGGCACAGGCGCAGACTATACAAGCGCAGGCGCATGCGCAGCAAGAGATGCGGCGGAGGCATGAGGAGGAGATGAGGGCGCTAAGGGCCGAACGGGAACCTCCCGAGCGGTCCGCCTCAAATCGAGAGAATGCTAATGAGGCAAGCCATAATCACGCCAACCCGAACGGTCGGGCTAGAGGGGAACCAACACCCCTGCAGACCGCTCGGCCTACCAGTTTGTTGCCCTTCACGGCAATCATCATGCAAACCCCAATGCCAGAGAAGACTCCCCCCGTGTTGGATAAGTATAATGGTTCGGCTGATCCGGATAATCACTTAAGGACGTTCGGTAATGCAATGGCATTCTATACAGACAGCGACCCGATCATGTGCAGAGCCTTCTCGTTGTCACTTAAGGAAGAGGCATTGGAATGGTATAACACTCTTCCTCCTAACACAATGGATTGTTTCGCTACTGTGGAAAACCTCTTTAGGAGACAATACGCATCCAATCGGAAACAGGAGGTAACACCGGCGAATTTAATAAATACTAAGCATGAGAAaggagaaactttgaaggcTTTTATGAAGAGGTATATTGAAACCGCACGACGGGTTAGAGAGATAGATCAatcttttattatcaataatttgCCTTCGTGTATGAGACCAGGATATTTTGCGGAGAAATTGTATGCACGACCGCCAAAAACTATGGAGAAGCTCCAAGAGCGAGCAGCTGAGTTCATCCGGATGGAGGAAATGCGATTGTCGCAAAGGAAATGA
- the LOC108320700 gene encoding probable ubiquitin-conjugating enzyme E2 24: MDPMISDSDWEISSDSNSSEDQEEMDFLYGGKAQSILSSLEETIGRIDDFLSFERAFVHGDVVCSLSDLSGRMGRVTSVDVFVDLENVKGKVIKNVNSRKLLRIRSISEGDYVIKGPWLGRVQRVVDKVTVLFDDGDKCDITALEREKFLPLTGNFPEDSQYPYYPGQRVEVKSSNSSKPTRWLCDTWKRNRDEGTVCAVQAGMVYVNWISSVLMSCNLSVSTPQCWQASENLTVLSCFSNANWHLGDWCMLSVVDQEEEAIQHPPISDLTMEQCVSREYKRNNFNSHIGELFIIGKIKTKVDVVWQNGEHTLGLDPENLLPVNVINNHEFWPHQFVLEKGASDYPLKSRSQRWGVVQCMDAKERTVKVQWKTISISNPDRLTGEKLEETVSAYELVEHPDYSCFFGDIMFKAAQKQLGNQADKETEKSVTDVNAEAVPKNGNQIGYQDEFPDNYFMSCIGNVTGFKDGNVEVTWATGFTTKVAPYEILRIEKHEDSTAATTPYETNVEELTREMIEHESLSSDQKGKDLLNGDVSRENGEKNIGECSSFSFPRAAFELFSSVKASIFQTLSGALLSGAVSALPTFEKENEYDFVDKKDLETCDIFAEQHPMTELQSTEDKSSYPENIKTCEKNDLFPFSLDTNSPNQFKQFDVIENCPDHHFFDEGKGLSISQVKRGWVKKVQQEWSILERNLPETIYVRVFEERMDLMRAAIVGASGTPYQEGLFFFDICFPPEYPNEPPMVHYNSGGLRLNPNLYESGRICLSLLNTWTGTGTEVWNPGASTILQVLLSLQALVLNEKPYFNEAGYDQQIGRAEGEKNSVTYNENAFLVTTKSMMYVLRKPPKHFEELVEEHFRNRSQNILLACKACLEGASIGCVFGTGKSEDENLKGTSAGFKIMLAKLFPKLVEAFCDKGIDCSQFVNLQK; encoded by the exons ATGGATCCTATGATTAGTGATTCAGACTGGGAGATTTCCAGTGATAGCAACAGCAGTGAGGATCAAGAGGAAATGGATTTTCTATATGGTGGAAAAGCTCAGAGTATATTATCAAGTTTAGAGGAAACCATTGGAAGGATTGATGATTTTCTTTCATTCGAGAGAGCATTTGTTCATGGAGATGTGGTCTGCTCCTTGTCTGACCTGTCTGGACGAATGGGTAGGGTAACAAGTGTTGATGTGTTTGTGGATTTGGAAAATGTTAAAggaaaagtaataaaaaatgtaaactcGAGGAAGCTTTTGAGGATTCGCTCCATTTCAGAAGGTGATTATGTAATTAAGGGGCCATGGCTTGGTAGAGTTCAAAGAGTGGTAGACAAAGTCACTGTATTGTTTGATGATGGAGATAAATGTGATATCACTGCcttggaaagagaaaaattttTACCACTGACTGGTAATTTTCCTGAAGATTCACAGTATCCATACTATCCTGGACAGAGAGTAGAGGTTAAGTCCTCCAATTCTTCTAAACCAACTAGATGGCTGTGTGATACTTGGAAGCGCAATCGTGATGAAGGAACTGTTTGTGCTGTGCAAGCAGGCATGGTGTATGTTAATTGGATTTCCTCTGTTCTTATGAGTTGCAATTTGAGTGTGAGCACTCCTCAATGCTGGCAAGCTTCTGAAAATTTGACTGTGCTATCTTGTTTTTCGAATGCAAACTGGCACCTTGGAGATTGGTGCATGCTTTCAGTTGTAGACCAAGAGGAAGAGGCTATTCAGCATCCACCTATAAGTGATCTTACAATGGAGCAATGTGTGTCCAGAGAGTATAAGAGAAATAACTTTAACTCTCACATTGGTGAGTTGTTTATAATTGGGAAGATAAAGACCAAAGTTGATGTTGTGTGGCAAAATGGTGAACATACTTTGGGACTGGATCCAGAGAATTTACTGCCTGTGAATGTTATAAACAATCATGAATTTTGGCCACACCAGTTTGTTCTGGAAAAAGGTGCTTCTGATTATCCTCTTAAAAGTAGAAGTCAAAGATGGGGTGTTGTCCAATGTATGGATGCAAAGGAGCGTACTGTAAAGGTACAATGGAAAACTATTTCCATATCCAACCCAGATCGTTTGACTGGAGAAAAATTGGAGGAAACTGTGAGTGCTTATGAACTTGTAGAGCACCCAGATTACTCCTGCTTTTTTGGTGATATTATGTTCAAAGCGGCTCAAAAACAGCTTGGCAACCAAGCTGataaagaaacagaaaaatcaGTGACAGACGTGAATGCAGAGGCTGTTCCCAAAAATGGGAACCAAATAGGTTATCAGGATGAGTTCCCTGATAATTATTTCATGTCCTGTATTGGAAATGTTACTGGTTTCAAAGATGGCAATGTGGAGGTGACATGGGCAACTGGTTTCACAACTAAG GTTGCACCATATGAAATTCTTCGAATTGAGAAACATGAAGATTCAACTGCAGCCACCACTCCTTATGAGACAAATGTTGAAGAGTTAACTCGGGAGATGATTGAACATGAGAGTCTGTCTTCAGACCAGAAGGGAAAG GACCTATTAAATGGTGATGTTAGTAGAGAGAATGGTGAAAAGAATATTGGGGAATGTAGTTCTTTTTCCTTTCCTCGAGCTGCCTTTGAACTTTTCTCCAGCGTTAAAGCCAGCATATTCCAAACACTCAGTGGAGCCTTACTCTCAGGAGCAGTTTCCGCGTTACCTACatttgaaaaagagaatgaatACGATTTTGTAGATAAGAAAGATTTGGAAACTTGTGATATCTTTGCTGAACAACATCCAATGACTGAGCTGCAATCTACTGAAGACAAAAGTTCATATCCTGAAAATATCAAGACTTGTGAGAAGAATgatttgtttccattttctttaGACACCAACAGTCCAAACCAGTTCAAGCAGTTCGATGTGATAGAAAATTGCCCTGATCACCATTTTTTTGATGAGGGAAAAGGGTTATCTATATCACAG GTAAAAAGAGGTTGGGTGAAAAAGGTTCAGCAAGAATGGAGCATCCTCGAGAGAAATCTTCCTG AAACTATTTATGTTCGTGTTTTTGAAGAAAGAATGGATCTCATGCGAGCAGCTATTGTCGGTGCTTCGGGAACCCCTTATCAGGAGGGATTGTTCTTTTTTGATATATGCTTCCCTCCGGAGTATCCCAATGAACCACCC ATGGTGCACTACAATTCTGGAGGCCTCCGATTAAATCCTAATTTGTATGAGTCAGGAAGAATCTGTCTGAGTCTCCTTAACACTTGGACAGGCACTGGCACTGAAGTGTGGAACCCTGGAGCCTCCACAATTCTCCAAGTCCTTCTCTCTCTACAGGCACTTGTCCTTAATGAGAAGCCTTATTTCAACGAGGCTGGATATGACCAACAAATTGGCAGGGCTGAGGGAGAGAAAAACTCAGTCACTTACAATGAAAATGCTTTCCTTGTCACAACCAAATCGATGATGTATGTATTAAGAAAGCCACCAAAG CATTTTGAAGAACTGGTGGAAGAGCACTTCAGAAACCGCTCCCAAAATATACTTCTTGCTTGTAAGGCATGTCTTGAAGGAGCTTCCATTGGATGTGTTTTTGGTACTGGAAAATCTGAAGATGAAAACCTGAAGGGAACTTCAGCAGGATTTAAAATTATGCTTGCTAAGCTCTTCCCCAAGCTTGTAGAGGCATTTTGTGATAAAGGAATTGATTGTAGTCAGTTTGTTAATTTACAAAAGTAA
- the LOC108341323 gene encoding uncharacterized protein LOC108341323 — MSATKSGSRKRASESELTKTDKNNRSTNDNFDLDLDFDLSDDIKGIVSALHLIRDKAQKDGQKKNEETISSVGFEVKSMIEGLRSKIEKDRQSITKALSKSSKEYESSLKSETTKFQALHENFCKEKTTSLQALKDIISKFEEEKEKLFVRYEQLRKKERIMISEQEKACNEKISQLEESLKKKKQDDKTFSILRKTLGSFLESTSDEEFPPDD, encoded by the exons ATGTCTGCAACTAAATCCGGGTCAAGGAAGCGGGCTTCCGAATCCGAACTCACGAAAACCGATAAGAACAACCGATCAACAAATGATAATTTCGATCTCGATTTGGATTTCGATCTCTCAGA TGACATCAAAGGAATCGTGTCCGCGTTGCACCTGATCAGAGACAAGGCTCAGAAGGATGGTCAGAAGAAGAACGAAGAGACAATTTCCAG TGTGGGTTTTGAGGTTAAGTCTATGATCGAGGGATTGAGGTCAAAAATTGAGAAGGACAG GCAAAGCATTACTAAAGCACTTTCGAAGAGTTCCAAAGAG TACGAAAGTTCCTTGAAGAGTGAAACTACCAAGTTTCAAGCACTTCACGAGAATTTTTGCAAAGAGAAAACCACTTCTCTGCAGGCACTGAAAG ATATTATCTCCAAATTtgaagaggaaaaggaaaaactaTTTGTGCGATACGAACAACTGA ggaagaaagaaagaattatgATATCTGAACAAGAAAAGGCCTGCAATGAGAAAATTTCCCAACTGGAAGAgtcattgaaaaagaagaaacag GACGATAAAACTTTCAGCATTCTTAGAAAAACACTTGGTTCGTTCTTGGAAAGTACCTCGGACGAGGAATTCCCACCTGATGACTAA
- the LOC108338486 gene encoding pentatricopeptide repeat-containing protein At2g33760, translating into MEGRKGGRKSAEYEAVVSAGRNLKRLQQAHAHLVVTGCHRSRALLTKLLTLSCAAGSIAYTRRLIRSVADPDSFLFNSLINASSKFGFSHDTILFYRRMLHSRIAPSSYTFTSVIKACADISHLRLGTLVHSHVFVSGYVSDSFVQAALVTFYAKSCKPRVARKVFDEMPHRNIVAWNSMISGYEQNGLSREAVEVFNKMRETNVEPDSATFVSVLSACSQLGSLHLGCWMHECIVGSGITMDVFLATSLVNMFSRCGDVGKSRAVFDSMNEGNVVLWTAMISGYGMHGYGVEAMEVFRRMKARGVVPNSVTFVVVLSACAHAGLIDEGRAVFATMKQEYGVVPSVEHHVCMVDMLGRGGLLNEAYKYVKGLRSEELVPAVWTAMLGACKMHKNFDIGVEVAEHLINAEPENPGHYVLLSNMYALAGRMDRVESVRKVMIQRGLKKQVGYSTIDIDNRSYLFSMGDKFHPETNEIYRYLDELMWKCKVAGYAPVLELAMHELEEEEREYALRYHSEKLAVAFGLMKTGHGVILRVVKNLRICEDCHSAFKFISVVTNREIIVRDKIRFHHFREGSCSCLDYW; encoded by the coding sequence ATGGAGGGAAGAAAAGGGGGAAGAAAATCTGCAGAATACGAAGCAGTGGTAAGTGCAGGCCGGAATCTTAAACGCCTCCAACAAGCGCACGCTCACCTGGTGGTGACGGGCTGTCACCGGAGCCGAGCTCTGCTGACCAAGCTCCTCACGCTATCGTGCGCCGCGGGTTCCATCGCCTACACTCGCCGCCTCATCCGCTCGGTCGCCGACCCAgattcttttctcttcaattccCTCATCAATGCCTCTTCAAAATTCGGTTTTTCTCACGATACCATTCTCTTCTACCGTCGCATGCTCCACTCTCGCATTGCCCCTTCTAGCTACACCTTCACCTCCGTCATCAAGGCCTGCGCCGATATCTCCCATCTCCGACTCGGCACGCTTGTTCATTCCCACGTTTTTGTTTCTGGGTATGTTTCAGATTCCTTCGTCCAAGCAGCATTGGTCACGTTCTACGCGAAATCATGCAAACCTCGTGTTGCGCGGAAGGTGTTCGACGAAATGCCTCACAGAAATATTGTTGCTTGGAACTCCATGATTTCGGGATACGAGCAGAACGGGCTATCCCGTGAGGCTGTTGAGGTTTTTAACAAGATGCGTGAGACTAATGTCGAGCCTGATTCCGCGACATTCGTTTCGGTGTTATCCGCTTGCTCTCAACTGGGGTCGCTTCATCTAGGGTGTTGGATGCATGAGTGCATCGTTGGGAGTGGGATTACAATGGACGTGTTTCTTGCTACCTCGTTGGTGAACATGTTTTCACGGTGTGGTGATGTGGGAAAATCACGTGCAGTTTTCGATTCGATGAACGAGGGGAATGTTGTTTTGTGGACCGCTATGATATCAGGGTACGGGATGCATGGTTACGGTGTTGAGGCTATGGAGGTTTTTCGTCGAATGAAGGCACGTGGGGTGGTACCTAATAGTGTTACTTTTGTTGTTGTGTTATCTGCATGTGCGCATGCAGGGTTAATAGATGAAGGTCGTGCAGTGTTTGCAACCATGAAGCAAGAGTATGGTGTGGTGCCAAGCGTGGAGCACCATGTCTGTATGGTTGATATGTTGGGGCGAGGTGGGTTGCTCAATGAAGCATACAAGTATGTGAAAGGACTTCGATCTGAGGAGCTTGTTCCCGCAGTGTGGACGGCGATGCTGGGAGCTTGCAAGATGCATAAGAATTTTGATATTGGTGTGGAGGTTGCTGAGCATCTCATAAATGCAGAGCCAGAGAATCCTGGCCATTATGTGTTGCTATCTAACATGTATGCGTTGGCTGGGAGGATGGATAGAGTGGAATCGGTTAGGAAGGTGATGATCCAAAGAGGCCTAAAGAAGCAAGTGGGTTACAGCACCATAGATATAGATAACAGGAGTTATCTTTTTAGCATGGGTGACAAGTTCCACCCTGAGACCAATGAAATTTATCGTTATTTGGATGAGTTGATGTGGAAGTGCAAGGTTGCAGGCTATGCACCTGTACTTGAGTTGGCGATGCATgagttggaagaagaagaaagggagtATGCCCTCAGATACCACAGTGAGAAGCTTGCAGTGGCCTTTGGGCTGATGAAAACTGGTCATGGAGTGATACTAAGGGTTGTCAAGAACCTTCGCATTTGTGAAGACTGTCATTCAGCATTTAAGTTCATCTCTGTTGTAACGAATAGAGAGATAATTGTTCGGGATAAGATTCGTTTCCATCATTTCAGAGAAGGCTCGTGTTCTTGTTTAGATTATTGGTGA
- the LOC108341229 gene encoding CASP-like protein 1C3, whose amino-acid sequence MTKTKRLLTLFLRFLAIGATIAAVIVMVTSHDSTQVLNLTFTAKYSNVQAFKFFVIAEAIACGYSIILLFTCSKTSLWRLVLILDVVIAMLLSSSVSAALAIAHVGKKGNTHAGWLPICGQVPKFCDHVTGALVAAFAAAIIYFLLIFSSLYSEKNTLFL is encoded by the exons ATGACTAAGACCAAGAGACTTCTCACACTTTTCCTAAGGTTCCTTGCCATTGGAGCAACAATAGCAGCAGTGATTGTAATGGTGACAAGCCATGACTCTACTCAGGTCCTAAACCTGACCTTCACTGCCAAATATAGCAACGTCCAAGCATTCAA GTTCTTTGTGATAGCAGAAGCCATAGCATGTGGATACAGCATAATTCTCCTTTTCACATGTTCCAAAACTTCACTTTGGCGTTTGGTTCTGATCCTGGATGTG GTGATAGCAATGCTACTCTCTTCAAGTGTGTCAGCAGCACTGGCAATAGCTCATGTGGGCAAGAAAGGCAACACTCATGCTGGTTGGTTACCCATTTGTGGACAAGTTCCTAAATTTTGCGACCATGTCACTGGAGCTCTTGTTGCTGCTTTCGCCGCAGCTATAATATACTTTCTGCTTATTTTTTCTTCGCTTTACTCTGAGAAGAACACCCTCTTCCTGTAA
- the LOC108324545 gene encoding protein LOL2 — protein MHSQQTEKEEDDEGPPPGWQPITNHPPPPQQQPPPQPQPQPQPPPPSPCGWGQMVCGSCHRLLSYPRGAKHVKCSCCEAVNIVLEADQVGQVECGSCAVLLMYPFGASHVRCSSCQFVTEIGAHNERPPWSIQQRKPVPAKSGC, from the exons ATGCATAGTCAACAAACAGAGAaagaggaagacgatgaaggtCCCCCACCGGGGTGGCAACCAATCACAAATCATCCGCCGCCACCGCAACAGCAACCGCCGCCGCAACCCCAACCACAACCGCAACCACCACCGCCTAGTCCATGTG GTTGGGGTCAGATGGTCTGCGGTTCTTGTCACCGCCTGCTTTCTTATCCACGAGGTGCCAAACATGTTAAATGTTCATGCTGTGAGGCTGTCAACATTGTATTAGAAG CTGATCAGGTTGGGCAAGTTGAGTGTGGCAGTTGTGCGGTATTGCTAATGTACCCATTTGGTGCTTCACATGTTAGGTGTTCCTCATGCCAATTTGTGACAGAAATTGGG GCACACAACGAGCGGCCTCCATGGTCTATACAACAAAGGAAACCAGTTCCTGCAAAATCTGGTTGTTAG